A DNA window from Paenibacillus andongensis contains the following coding sequences:
- a CDS encoding extracellular solute-binding protein: protein MKRKLWMGMTIGVVALGATLVGCSSDKKEGAAAGTTSTNAPKESAAAKRGNVTVSMYDRGGVPASEGNYEENRWSKWINQNGPVNVKYIPVLRSESTKKLNVLFASGSAPDIVNEYNTPFRNSLYDQKQLLPIDDILKYMPEYQKLLDQYPQLKKAGTKPDGKLYEVGKVKEAVIQHMLLIRTDWLKKLNLSMPTTTEELMKVAKAFAEQDPDGNGKKDTYGMNMSTYSEQAINEIFGENSSKDLIAWGTKDGKVIPLWDNQLASLTFKKKLYDDGIIDKDYINDKDGAKAKQDFLNGKIGIYVKFSGGMYDLVMNDFATLKKNVAGAEIAPLGYPQSPLGTFTGGVDNPVQMTTVVSAKAKEPEAVGRYLDFMMKPETALKIINGDEGTHWKKSANGCRETIDPTKSKNEVGYALDYEMFYSSGTDKCNFTINGFNTAVPEQKAGSDMYKELQKIYFDSQRQYPGMTHGEHMPVYPADLQTLNTTILKEQNDIFVKAIISGAKYSPEQAIKDAQAAWDKAGGKQLEDFMNKWYAENKDKAFLAKDIMAIARQQMEQVK, encoded by the coding sequence ATGAAAAGAAAGTTGTGGATGGGAATGACAATAGGGGTTGTAGCATTAGGAGCAACGCTTGTTGGTTGCAGCAGCGACAAGAAAGAAGGAGCGGCAGCCGGTACTACGTCTACGAATGCTCCTAAGGAGTCAGCAGCTGCCAAACGCGGAAATGTTACCGTTTCCATGTATGATCGGGGAGGGGTTCCTGCGTCAGAGGGGAACTACGAGGAAAATCGTTGGAGCAAATGGATCAATCAAAACGGTCCTGTGAATGTGAAATACATACCTGTCCTCCGAAGCGAGTCTACGAAAAAATTGAATGTTCTTTTTGCCTCCGGTTCTGCGCCTGATATTGTGAACGAGTACAACACGCCGTTTCGTAACAGCCTGTACGATCAAAAGCAGCTGCTTCCCATTGACGACATCTTAAAATACATGCCTGAGTACCAGAAGCTGCTGGACCAGTATCCTCAGTTGAAGAAAGCGGGGACGAAACCGGACGGCAAGCTGTATGAAGTCGGTAAAGTAAAAGAAGCAGTCATACAGCACATGTTATTGATTCGTACCGACTGGTTGAAAAAGCTGAATTTGAGCATGCCGACCACAACGGAAGAACTTATGAAAGTAGCCAAAGCATTTGCTGAGCAAGATCCTGACGGCAATGGCAAGAAAGATACGTACGGGATGAATATGAGCACGTATTCGGAACAAGCCATCAACGAGATTTTCGGTGAAAATTCGTCAAAAGATTTGATTGCCTGGGGAACTAAAGATGGAAAAGTAATCCCGCTGTGGGACAATCAGCTGGCCTCCCTGACGTTCAAGAAGAAGCTCTATGACGATGGCATTATCGATAAAGATTACATCAATGATAAAGACGGTGCAAAGGCAAAACAAGACTTCCTGAATGGTAAAATCGGCATTTACGTTAAATTTTCCGGCGGCATGTATGATCTTGTTATGAACGACTTTGCTACGTTGAAGAAAAATGTGGCAGGCGCGGAAATTGCTCCGTTAGGCTATCCGCAATCGCCGCTGGGGACATTTACCGGTGGTGTCGATAATCCTGTGCAAATGACGACTGTTGTGAGCGCCAAGGCGAAGGAGCCGGAAGCTGTCGGCCGCTATCTCGACTTCATGATGAAGCCGGAAACCGCTTTGAAGATTATTAACGGAGACGAAGGGACACATTGGAAGAAGAGCGCCAATGGCTGTCGTGAGACCATCGATCCAACGAAGTCGAAAAATGAAGTCGGCTATGCTTTAGACTACGAAATGTTCTACTCTTCAGGAACAGATAAGTGCAACTTTACGATAAACGGATTTAATACTGCAGTACCAGAACAGAAAGCCGGTTCGGACATGTATAAAGAACTTCAGAAAATTTATTTCGATTCGCAAAGACAATACCCTGGAATGACTCATGGGGAACATATGCCGGTCTATCCTGCTGATCTCCAAACTCTTAATACAACAATTCTTAAAGAACAAAACGATATTTTTGTTAAGGCCATCATCAGCGGTGCAAAATACAGCCCGGAACAAGCGATTAAAGACGCACAAGCGGCATGGGATAAAGCCGGCGGTAAGCAGCTTGAAGACTTTATGAACAAATGGTATGCGGAAAATAAAGATAAAGCGTTCCTTGCTAAGGATATTATGGCAATTGCGAGACAGCAAATGGAGCAAGTGAAGTAA
- a CDS encoding Gfo/Idh/MocA family protein: MIRVAMLSFWHVHAKDYARLAAEHPGTEIVAVWDEDPERGRQKAEEHGVSFYEDLHVLLANPDIDAVIVDTPTNRHRDVIIAAAKAGKHIFTEKVIATTTKECNEILAAVETAGVKLTVSLPRLYTWFTQAAHNFIRGGQLGTVTTVRIRLAHNGALRTEKNPNGSLPSHFFNLEECGGGALMDLGCHPMYLTRLFLGLPESVSASFGYITEREVEDSAVATLRYSNGAIGIVEAGFVNNYSQFDIEVQGTEGSLMYTRTDDKLLVRGHKLEGDAAKGWQPFTDLPANLPSPFEQWVAHIQNGTTASENIQIALDLTRLMEASTLSARSGAVCRLSDLAE, translated from the coding sequence ATGATTAGAGTAGCGATGTTGAGCTTTTGGCATGTGCATGCGAAGGATTATGCACGCCTGGCCGCCGAGCACCCGGGTACCGAAATCGTAGCTGTTTGGGATGAAGATCCCGAACGAGGACGACAAAAGGCAGAGGAGCATGGCGTTAGCTTTTATGAGGATCTGCATGTGCTTTTGGCCAATCCGGATATCGATGCCGTCATTGTGGATACGCCGACGAATCGGCACCGGGATGTCATCATCGCAGCAGCCAAAGCGGGAAAGCATATCTTCACTGAGAAAGTTATAGCTACCACAACGAAGGAATGTAATGAGATATTGGCTGCGGTTGAGACTGCTGGGGTCAAGCTAACGGTTTCTCTCCCCCGGCTATATACCTGGTTCACACAAGCTGCACATAACTTCATTCGGGGTGGTCAGCTTGGCACTGTAACGACGGTTCGTATACGGCTTGCTCATAACGGCGCTTTGCGAACAGAGAAAAATCCGAATGGTTCACTCCCCTCTCATTTCTTCAATTTAGAGGAGTGCGGGGGAGGGGCATTGATGGACCTTGGCTGCCATCCGATGTACTTGACACGCCTCTTCCTGGGTTTACCGGAAAGTGTCAGTGCAAGCTTCGGTTATATCACGGAGCGAGAGGTAGAGGATAGTGCGGTAGCAACATTGCGTTATTCGAATGGGGCTATAGGCATTGTTGAAGCGGGATTCGTGAATAACTACTCACAATTTGATATTGAGGTGCAGGGAACGGAAGGCAGCCTTATGTATACGAGAACGGATGACAAACTGTTAGTACGAGGCCATAAGCTCGAAGGTGATGCAGCAAAAGGGTGGCAACCATTCACGGACCTGCCAGCGAATCTCCCTTCTCCCTTTGAACAATGGGTGGCACATATTCAAAATGGAACAACGGCTTCTGAAAATATACAAATAGCCCTTGATTTGACCCGTTTAATGGAAGCTTCGACTTTATCGGCACGCTCAGGTGCTGTATGTAGGCTGAGTGACCTGGCGGAATAA
- a CDS encoding sugar phosphate isomerase/epimerase family protein, producing the protein MLDKGEYSFSTCWNIKKHTIGRNMIEEIKELGFRNVELNYNVTEEMMKTIEPMIEKGEIGVSSVHNVFPFINDKDYDTDSVMLGFDDEVKRKRSVELLIRSMEYANRYGAKAVVVHPGEVPFEYNIDSDLKKLYRDHGKDSPEYQKLWKDMSERRERLSPLYTKRIQDSLEEVSEHAAKQGWSVAIGIETRSRSYQMPTLMEAKTICDNLKGSPVYLWYDIGHAMMMDRMGLYDNLKELQEVKRYIYGVHIHETLELSDHWCPYVHSKDLQYFDHFLEAIDFAKVKVYELKAVCQPDEIDESHRLITSKIAAMKG; encoded by the coding sequence ATGCTGGATAAAGGCGAATACTCATTTTCTACTTGCTGGAATATTAAGAAGCATACGATTGGAAGGAACATGATTGAGGAGATCAAGGAGCTCGGCTTTCGCAATGTTGAACTGAATTATAACGTGACAGAAGAGATGATGAAGACGATTGAGCCGATGATCGAGAAAGGGGAAATTGGCGTATCCAGTGTCCACAATGTGTTTCCTTTTATCAATGATAAGGATTACGATACGGACTCCGTTATGCTCGGTTTCGATGATGAGGTGAAGCGCAAGCGATCCGTGGAACTGTTGATCCGGTCTATGGAATATGCAAACCGCTACGGAGCGAAGGCCGTTGTCGTACATCCAGGTGAAGTGCCTTTTGAATATAACATTGATTCGGATTTGAAAAAGCTGTACAGGGATCACGGGAAGGATTCACCGGAATATCAAAAGCTTTGGAAGGACATGTCCGAAAGACGGGAGCGGTTGAGCCCGCTCTACACCAAGCGGATTCAAGACAGTTTGGAGGAAGTAAGCGAGCATGCAGCCAAACAGGGATGGTCAGTAGCCATTGGCATCGAAACACGCTCGAGGTCCTATCAGATGCCGACCTTAATGGAAGCGAAAACCATTTGCGATAACCTGAAAGGCAGTCCGGTTTACTTATGGTACGACATCGGTCACGCCATGATGATGGATCGGATGGGCCTGTACGATAATCTCAAGGAGCTGCAGGAAGTGAAACGCTATATTTATGGCGTACATATCCATGAAACGCTAGAGCTGTCCGATCACTGGTGTCCTTATGTACACAGTAAAGATCTGCAATACTTTGATCATTTTTTGGAGGCAATTGATTTTGCCAAAGTCAAGGTGTATGAACTG
- a CDS encoding Gfo/Idh/MocA family protein, translating into MNKVKVAIIGCGGIATGKHLPSLSKIEQVEIIGFFDVNPASAHQAAEKFGAPGAKVFENYYELLADSSIDVVHICTPNDTHAEISIAAMEAGKHVMCEKPMAKTAADARRMVEVAKRTGKKLTIGYNNRFRADSQHLKKVIEDGDLGEIYFAKAHAVRRRGVPTWGVFLDEDKQGGGPLIDIGTHALDLTLWMMNNYEPKVVLGTAYHKLSRKENAANSWGPWDPEKFKVEDSAFAMIVMKNGATVMVEASWALNTLDTKEAKCTLCGTEGGADMQDGLRINGENHSRLYVNQLQFEAKGADFYEGKKESMQDKEIRLWIDAVMNDKDPVVTPEQSCVVSEILEAIYESNRTGKAVYFD; encoded by the coding sequence ATGAATAAGGTTAAGGTAGCTATCATTGGCTGTGGCGGTATTGCAACAGGTAAACATTTACCTAGCTTAAGTAAAATTGAGCAAGTAGAAATTATTGGTTTTTTTGATGTCAATCCTGCAAGTGCGCACCAAGCGGCTGAGAAGTTTGGTGCTCCCGGAGCGAAGGTATTTGAGAACTATTATGAGCTTCTTGCTGATTCTTCGATTGACGTCGTTCATATCTGTACCCCGAATGATACGCATGCAGAGATTTCGATCGCAGCTATGGAAGCAGGCAAACACGTCATGTGTGAAAAGCCGATGGCTAAAACCGCAGCTGATGCTCGGCGAATGGTTGAAGTTGCTAAGCGTACAGGTAAGAAGCTAACTATTGGCTACAACAACCGTTTCCGTGCGGACAGTCAGCATTTGAAAAAGGTAATCGAAGACGGCGATCTGGGCGAGATCTATTTTGCCAAGGCGCATGCAGTTCGCAGACGTGGGGTTCCCACTTGGGGTGTATTTCTGGATGAAGACAAACAAGGCGGAGGTCCGCTGATCGACATCGGTACACATGCGCTCGATTTAACGCTGTGGATGATGAATAACTACGAACCTAAGGTGGTGCTTGGCACCGCTTATCATAAGCTTTCCCGGAAAGAAAATGCCGCTAATTCCTGGGGTCCTTGGGATCCTGAGAAATTCAAGGTGGAAGACTCCGCCTTTGCGATGATCGTGATGAAAAATGGCGCGACTGTGATGGTAGAGGCGAGTTGGGCCTTAAATACATTGGATACGAAGGAAGCGAAATGTACGCTTTGCGGTACGGAAGGCGGAGCCGATATGCAAGATGGCCTGCGCATTAACGGTGAAAACCATAGTCGTTTGTACGTCAACCAGCTTCAGTTCGAAGCCAAAGGCGCAGACTTCTACGAAGGCAAAAAAGAGAGTATGCAGGATAAAGAAATCCGTTTGTGGATTGACGCTGTGATGAACGATAAAGATCCTGTTGTAACGCCAGAACAATCGTGTGTGGTTTCTGAAATTCTTGAAGCCATTTACGAATCCAATAGAACGGGAAAAGCGGTTTATTTTGACTAA